One part of the Arabidopsis thaliana chromosome 1 sequence genome encodes these proteins:
- the ABCG11 gene encoding white-brown complex-like protein (white-brown complex homolog protein 11 (WBC11); FUNCTIONS IN: ATPase activity, coupled to transmembrane movement of substances, fatty acid transporter activity; INVOLVED IN: cutin transport, fatty acid transport; LOCATED IN: plasma membrane, external side of plasma membrane; EXPRESSED IN: 26 plant structures; EXPRESSED DURING: 13 growth stages; CONTAINS InterPro DOMAIN/s: ATPase, AAA+ type, core (InterPro:IPR003593), ABC transporter-like (InterPro:IPR003439), ABC-2 type transporter (InterPro:IPR013525), ABC transporter, conserved site (InterPro:IPR017871); BEST Arabidopsis thaliana protein match is: ABC-2 type transporter family protein (TAIR:AT3G21090.1); Has 367567 Blast hits to 338203 proteins in 4071 species: Archae - 6733; Bacteria - 294034; Metazoa - 7509; Fungi - 6244; Plants - 5251; Viruses - 10; Other Eukaryotes - 47786 (source: NCBI BLink).), translating to MEIEASRQQTTVPVSVGGGNFPVGGLSPLSEAIWREKAPTEFVGDVSARLTWQDLTVMVTMGDGETQNVLEGLTGYAEPGSLTALMGPSGSGKSTMLDALASRLAANAFLSGTVLLNGRKTKLSFGTAAYVTQDDNLIGTLTVRETIWYSARVRLPDKMLRSEKRALVERTIIEMGLQDCADTVIGNWHLRGISGGEKRRVSIALEILMRPRLLFLDEPTSGLDSASAFFVTQTLRALSRDGRTVIASIHQPSSEVFELFDRLYLLSGGKTVYFGQASDAYEFFAQAGFPCPALRNPSDHFLRCINSDFDKVRATLKGSMKLRFEASDDPLEKITTAEAIRLLVDYYHTSDYYYTAKAKVEEISQFKGTILDSGGSQASFLLQTYTLTKRSFINMSRDFGYYWLRLLIYILVTVCIGTIYLNVGTSYSAILARGSCASFVFGFVTFMSIGGFPSFVEDMKVFQRERLNGHYGVAAFVIANTLSATPFLIMITFISGTICYFMVGLHPGFTHYLFFVLCLYASVTVVESLMMAIASIVPNFLMGIIIGAGIQGIFMLVSGFFRLPNDIPKPFWRYPMSYISFHFWALQGQYQNDLRGLTFDSQGSAFKIPGEYVLENVFQIDLHRSKWINLSVILSMIIIYRIIFFIMIKTNEDVTPWVRGYIARRRMKQKNGTQNTTVAPDGLTQSPSLRNYIATRTDGARRW from the exons ATGGAGATAGAAGCAAGCAGACAACAAACCACCGTACCGGTTTCAGTCGGCGGTGGGAATTTTCCGGTTGGTGGGTTAAGTCCGTTGAGTGAAGCTATATGGAGAGAGAAAGCTCCAACGGAGTTTGTCGGAGACGTGTCAGCGAGGCTTACGTGGCAAGATCTGACGGTGATGGTGACTATGGGAGATGGTGAGACTCAAAATGTTCTTGAAGGTCTTACCGGTTACGCTGAACCGGGATCTCTCACGGCTCTCATGGGCCCTTCCGGCTCCGGGAAATCTACTATGCTCGACGCATTAGCTAGCCGCCTCGCTGCTAACGCTTTTCTCTCCGGCACCGTTCTTCTTAACGGCCGCAAAACCAAACTCTCCTTTGGAACAGCT GCATATGTGACCCAAGACGATAACTTGATTGGTACGTTAACTGTGAGAGAGACGATTTGGTATTCAGCGAGAGTTCGTCTTCCGGACAAGATGTTACGGTCGGAGAAGCGTGCTCTAGTGGAAAGGACAATAATAGAGATGGGTCTTCAGGATTGTGCAGATACTGTCATAGGAAATTGGCATTTGCGTGGAATTAGTGgtggagagaagagaagagtcaGTATTGCTCTTGAGATTTTAATGAGACCTCGTTTGCTGTTTCTCGATGAGCCAACAAGTGGTCTTGATAG TGCTTCTGCTTTCTTTGTGACTCAGACTTTGCGTGCTTTATCACGAGATGGAAGGACGGTGATAGCATCGATCCACCAACCGAGCAGTGAGGTTTTTGAGTTGTTTGATCGGTTGTATCTGCTTTCTGGAGGCAAAACTGTTTACTTTGGTCAAGCTTCAGATGCATATGAG TTCTTTGCACAAGCTGGGTTTCCATGTCCTGCGTTAAGGAACCCTTCTGATCATTTCCTGAGATGCATAAACTCAGACTTTGACAAAGTTAGAGCCACTTTGAAAGGTTCTATGAAGCTAAGG TTTGAAGCAAGCGATGATCCGTTGGAAAAGATTACCACAGCCGAAGCTATTAGACTATTGGTTGACTATTACCACACTTCTGATTACTACTACACAGCAAAGGCTAAGGTTGAGGAGATATCCCAATTT AAAGGGACTATTCTTGACTCCGGAGGCAGCCAGGCTAGTTTCCTTCTGCAGACCTACACTTTAACAAAGCGATCATTCATCAACATGTCAAGGGACTTTGGTTATTACTGGCTCAGACTTCTAATTTACATCTTGGTCACAGTCTGCATTGGAACCATCTATCTGAACGTTGGGACTAGCTACAGCGCCATTCTG GCACGGGGCTCATGTGCGTCTTtcgtctttggctttgtaacATTCATGTCAATTGGTGGATTTCCTTCGTTCGTTGAAGACATGAAG GTCTTCCAAAGAGAGAGACTAAACGGGCACTATGGAGTAGCTGCGTTTGTGATAGCCAACACATTATCTGCAACACCATTCCTGATCATGATAACTTTCATCTCCGGGACAATCTGTTACTTCATGGTGGGTCTGCATCCAGGATTCACTCACTacctcttctttgttctctgcCTCTATGCAAGTGTCACCGTTGTGGAGAGCTTAATGATGGCAATTGCTAGTATTGTTCCCAACTTCCTCATGGGTATCATCATCGGAGCTGGAATCCAG GGGATCTTCATGCTGGTTTCTGGATTCTTCAGGCTTCCAAATGACATCCCAAAACCTTTCTGGCGTTACCCAATGTCCTACATCAGCTTCCACTTCTGGGCTCTACAA GGTCAGTACCAGAATGATCTGAGAGGCTTGACGTTTGACAGCCAAGGGAGTGCTTTCAAGATTCCGGGTGAATATGTTCTTGAGAACGTCTTTCAGATCGACTTGCATCGATCAAAATGGATTAACCTCAGTGTGATTCTTAGCATGATTATCATCTACcgcatcatcttcttcatcatgaTTAAGACCAACGAGGATGTTACTCCTTGGGTCAGAGGTTACATAGCACGCAGAAGGATGAAGCAGAAGAATGGAACTCAGAACACCACAGTTGCACCAGATGGTCTTACCCAGTCTCCTTCTCTGAGAAATTACATTGCTACACGAACAGATGGAGCTCGCAGATGGTAG